A section of the Neofelis nebulosa isolate mNeoNeb1 chromosome 12, mNeoNeb1.pri, whole genome shotgun sequence genome encodes:
- the LOC131490828 gene encoding olfactory receptor 1L8-like produces the protein MERVNQTSSVSEFILLGLSSQPEDQKPLFILFLTMYLVTITGNLLIILAIHSDPQLQTPMYFFLSFLSFTDICFTTTIVPRMLLSFLSEKTISYAGCLTQMYFIYALGNTDSCLLAVMAFDRYVAICDPFHYVTTMNHHRCVLLVAFSCSLPHLHSLLHTLLLNRLTFCDNNVIHHFLCDLSPLMKLSCSSTFLNEIVIMSEGSVVLVTPFLCITFSYIRILITVLKIPSAAGKRKAFSTCGSHLTVVTLFYGSIFYVYLQPLSTYTARDHIATLVYTVLTSMLNPFIYSLRNKDLKQGLRKLMGRRKSQAAPS, from the coding sequence ATGGAAAGAGTCAACCAAACCAGCAGTGTTTCTGAGTTCATCCTCCTGGGGCTCTCCTCCCAGCCTGAAGACCAGAAGCCACTCTTTATCCTTTTCCTCACCATGTACCTGGTCACCATAACAGGGAACCTGCTCATCATCCTTGCCATCCACTCTGACCCCCAACTCCAGAcccccatgtatttcttcctgagtTTCCTGTCCTTCACTGACATTTGCTTTACAACAACCATTGTCCCCAGGATGCTACTGAGCTTTCTGTCAGAGAAGACCATCTCCTATGCTGGGTGTCTGACacagatgtattttatttatgctcTGGGCAACACTGACAGCTGCCTCCTGGCGGTCATGGCCTttgaccgctatgtggccatctgtgaCCCCTTCCACTATGTCACCACCATGAACCACCACCGCTGTGTCCTGCTGGTGGCCTTTTCCTGCTCACTTCCTCACCTCCACTCACTCCTACACACACTGCTACTGAATCGTCTCACCTTCTGTGACAACAATGTTATCCATCACTTCCTCTGTGACCTCAGTCCCCTGATGAAACTGTCCTGCTCCTCCACATTTCTCAATGAAATTGTGATAATGTCAGAAGGCTCTGTTGTTTTGGTGACCCCCTTTCTGTGCATCACTTTCTCTTACATACGAATCCTCATCACAGTTCTCAAGATCCCCTCAGCTGCTGGGAAACGCaaagccttctccacctgtggCTCTCACCTCACTGTGGTAACCCTCTTTTATGGAAGCATCTTCTACGTATATTTACAGCCCCTGTCCACCTACACTGCCAGGGACCACATAGCAACACTTGTCTACACAGTTCTTACCTCCATGCTGAACCCTTTTATCTATAGCCTGAGAAACAAAGACCTGAAACAGGGCCTGAGGAAGCTGATGGGCAGGAGGAAATCCCAGGCAGCACCCTCTTGA